TCATCATATCCACGGTCTCCTTGTCGAGGTCGTCCATGATGTGCTCACCCATCTTCGAGAGTCGGCACTCCGTGTAACGCATCGCTGCAGGAGAGTCACCATCCACAGAACCGAAGTTACCCTGTCCGTCGATGAGGGTGTAACGCATGTTCCACTCCTGACCCATACGAACCAAGGCACCATATACAGAAAAGTCGCCGTGAGGGTGGTACTTACCGAGCACCTCACCTACCACGCGCGCACATTTCTTATAAGGTTTGTCACTGGTGTTTCCAATACCGAGCATACCGTAAAGAATACGGCGATGCACAGGCTTGAAACCATCGCGCACATCAGGGAGGGCACGAGCCACAATCACCGACATAGAATAGTCGATGTAGCTAGACTTCATCTCCTCCTCAATGTTGATCTTCATGATTCTATCATGATCCATTGTCTGATTTTCGTCCATTTCTTATATTAATAATGTTTATACCTTATTTATATAGTGAATTGTATCATCTGCCCCTGCCATCAGGATTCTGACGTCCGCATGGCGTTTCACCACCCACCTGCGAAAAGCGAAAAATCGCGTTTAAGGGCATTTATTTGCGTTCTAAGCCGTTTTGTGCTTCCGAAAACACCGACAAAGGTACAAAAAATAAATGAAACAAAATGCTTCGAAGCCGAAAAAAATGATATTTTAGCATTTATTGTATATTAAATAAGTTAAAAAGTTGACCAAACTCTTGCATAATACCAAAATATTGTGTAATTTTGCATCGTAATATAAACATATAAAACATGCAAAATCCATTTCAACATATCAACGATGTACTCAACTTCAGCGGCAAGGAAGCAAGCCGCATGTTGAGAAGTCAGGTGAACACAGAGCACCTGATGTTGGGAATACTGCACGCAAACAACAAGCAGGTGAACGACATCTTTGACCACTTCGGAATCAATGCGGACGTATTACGCTCCACTCTCTATGACTCCCAGGAGAAGGTGATGGAGGAAGTATCCGTGAAGGGAGATGAACCGGAGACTGACAAAAGGAAACAGGGCAAGGGACTGACCTACAACAGGGAGACTTCTGCCGTAATCAGCGATTCGCTCATAGAGGCACGTCTCTGCTCAGGACATTCGGCCATGGTGGAACCTATCCACCTGCTGCTCGCCATCCTGAAAAACGAGCAGAGCGACCCTGCCAAGCTGCTCATTACACAAGGACTCACTTACAGCAAACTCTTTGACTACCTTTCTAGCTACCACGACGAGATTGAGGACAAGCTCAACAAGCTGAACCAGGAGGTGGAAAACTATAAGCGCACCCAGGAAATTGAAAACGCAACGGAAGGAAACAAAGAACCGAATGATGAGGAAAGCGACGGAGACATGATCGCTACAGGAGGTACTGACGTGCAGGACCACGAAGGCGACCTGATGGACCCGGACGAGGAACCACTCGACTTCAGCGACGAGCATGCTGATTCCAACCAGGGAAACCGTGGGGGCAACATGGGCAACAACAAGACCAACATAATCGGTGCCGGATCGAAAACCACGAAATCGAACACGCCAACCCTCGACAAATACAGCTTCGACCTGACCAAGGCGGCAAAGAGCGGAAAGCTCGACCCCGTGATTGGAAGAGACAAGGAGATTAACCGCGTGCTTGAAATCCTGGGCAGACGCAAGAAGAACAACCCTGTGCTGATAGGCGAACCGGGCGTGGGCAAGAGTGCCATCGTGGAAGGACTGGCTCTGTTGCTCGCCAAGCAGGGCAGCGACCAGAGCTCACTCTTCTTCAACAAGCGAATCGTGAGCCTCGACCTTGCCGGGCTCGTAGCCGGAACCAAATACAGAGGACAGTTTGAGGAGCGCATCAAGGGCATCATCAGAGAACTGGAACGCAACGAGGACATCATCCTCTTCATCGACGAGATTCACACGATGATTGGAGCCGGAAGCGCCGAGGGAACGATGGATGCGGCAAACATCCTGAAACCAGCCCTGGCAAGAGGCACCCTGCAGTGTATCGGAGCCACCACCCTGAACGAATATCGCAAGAGCATCGAGAAGGACGGAGCACTGGAAAGAAGATTCCAGAAGGTGATAGTAGACCCTACTACCCCGGAAGAGACACTGCAGATTCTGCGCAACATCAAGGAACAATATGAGCAGCACCACAACGTAACCTTCACCGACGAGGCACTGGAGGCCTGCGTGAAGCTGAGCGAAAGATACATCAACGACCGCAACTTCCCAGACAAGGCTATCGACGTGATGGACGAGGTGGGCTCACATATCCATATCAATTCTGCCACCGTTCCGGAAGAACTGATTGAGGCAGAGAAAAAGCTCAACGAGATTGTCGCCAAGAAACAGGCTGCCGTGGCTTGCCAGAATTTCGAGATGGCGGCTACCCTGCGCGACTGCCAGACCAAGCAGGAGCAGGACATTGAGGTTATCCGAAAGAAATGGGAACACGGAGACCCGAGCCACCGCACACTGGTTGGCGAGACTGAAGTGACCGACGTAATCAGCCGAATGACCGGTATTCCTATGCAGCGCATGGCTGAATCGGAAAACAAGCGACTCAAGGAAATGGCTGATGTGCTGAAGGCGGAGGTCATTGCCCAGGATAGCGCTATAGATAAGGTGGTGAAAGCCATACAGCGCAACAGAATGGGACTCCGAGACCCGAACCACCCTATCGGCGTGTTCATGTTCCTGGGGCCTACCGGCGTGGGAAAGACCTATCTTGCCAAGAAACTGGCAGAGGAACTCTTCGGTTCGGCTGATGCTCTCTTCCGCATCGACATGAGCGAATACGCTGAAGGCTACAATACGGCACGACTCATCGGTTCGCCTCCGGGATACGTGGGCTACGACGAGGGCGGACAGCTGACCGAGAAGGTGAGACGCAAGCCTTACAGCATCGTATTGCTCGACGAGATTGAGAAAGCCAGCAGCCAGGTGTTCAACCTGCTGCTCCAGGTGCTCGACGAAGGCCGACTGACCGACGGCAACGGCCGACTCATCGACTTCAAGAACACCATCATCATCATGACCTCGAATGCCGGAACCCGACAGCTGAAGGAATTTGGCCGTGGCGTGGGCTTCAATGCCGGCGGACTGAGCGGTGAGGGTACGCTTATCGGCGAGAAGGACAAGGAATACGCAAGAAGCGTGGTTCAGAAGAGCCTTGCCAAGCAGTTTGCCCCAGAATTCCTGAACCGTCTCGACGAGATTATCACCTTCGACCAGCTCGACATCAATGCCATCAAGCGCATTGTGGACCTGGAGTTGAAGAAGCTGGTAAAGCGTGTGGAAGAAAAGGGTTACCACTTCCAGATGACCGACAAGGCCAAGGAATTCGTGGCAACCAAGGGCTATGATGTTCAATTCGGCGCTCGCCCACTGAAGCGAGCTATCCAGAACTACGTGGAAGACGGACTCTGCGAACTGCTGATGGAAGAAAGCCTGCAGCCAGGCGACACCATCTGCATCGGGAAGAGTGTGAAGAAAGACGAATTGACATTCAAAAGAAATAAAAAATGATATAAAGAGTAAAATAGAAAAAAAGTTTAAAATGAACTTGGAATGAAAGATTCCAAGTTCATTGGCGGCTTCAGCGGAAGCCGTTCTAACGAAGAACGAGCTGGCTAGTGATAGTCAGCTCGTTCTTTTGTTAATGATGGTTAACGGCATGAAAACTTTTCGGAAATCATTTCATCAATTGAAAAATATTCATTACCTTTGCATCCGCTAAAAGAGAAAAAAGCCATGATGGCTCAGTTGGTAGAGCAACGCATTCGTAATGCGTGGGTCGCGGGTTCGAGTCCCGCTCGTGGCTCCTTATATATCTATTAGGTTTATAAATATAGCACTACAAAACGCTTATTGCGAGATTAGCACATCGGTAGTGCACGGGCTTCCCAAGCCTGTGAGGCGGGTTCGACTCCCGTATCTCGCTCTCCTATTCTTTCATCCCCCTTTTCATTATTCACTCCCTCATTTTCATCATCATCCCTTTTTTCATCATTCACCCTCTCTATTTCATCATGCTCTCTTTTTTTGCTTTCCCAGCGTAAACCTTTACGCACGAATTTTGCTGTTTTGAGGTACAATCTACCGATATTTTTTATACCTTTGCATCAGATTTCAGAAAGATATGAAAATCTGATCTCTATACAACATTTATTAAAGAGAAAGAAATAGATGTATAATTTAAAAGTATACTAATTTTAAAACAAATAACAGACAAAATAATAAATCATGAAAGAGCTTAAAGCATTGAACAAGCGCACTGCTCCTAAGAGCGTAGCGCCAGAGAAAATCATCCAGTTTGGCGAGGGTAACTTCCTGCGTGCATTCGTTGACTGGATTATATGGAACATGAACAAGAAGACCGACTTCAACGGTTCTGTCGTTGTAGTTCAGCCATTGGCTGGCGGTATGGTTGACTGGCTGAACGGTCAGGACTGTCTCTATCACGTAAACCTTCAGGGTAAGGAGAACGGCCAGGCAATCAATACATTGGAGCGTATCGACGTAATCAGCCGTGCACTGAACCCATATTCTCAGAACCAGGCTTTCATGGCTTTGGCTGAGCAGCCTGAGATGCGTTTCATCATCTCTAACACAACTGAGGCAGGTATTGCATTCGATGACTCTTGCAAGTTCACAGATGCTCCTGCTGCTTCTTACCCAGGTAAGTTGGTTCAGTTGCTGTTCCACCGCTACAAGTTCTTCGAGGGCGACCCAACTAAGGGTATGATTCTGATGCCATGTGAGCTGATCTTCCTGAACGGTCACCACCTGAAGGAGTGCATCTACCAGTATATTGAGCTTTGGAAGGAAGACATGGGTGCTGACTACGAGGGCTTCAAGGAGTGGTTCACCAACCACTGCTATGTTTGCGCTACACTCGTAGACCGTATCGTTCCTGGTTTCCCACGCGACACCATCAAGGAAATCCAGCAGAAGGTTTGCTACAAGGACAACCTCGTAGTAAAGGCTGAGAGCTTCCACCTCTGGGTAATCGAGAAGGCTGAGAACATGACTGTAGAGCAGATGCAGGAGGAGTTCCCTGCTCACAAGGCTGGTCTTCACGTTCTCATCACAGACAACGAGAAGCCATACCACGAGCGTAAGGTTACTTTGCTGAATGGCCCTCACACAGTATTGAGCCCTGTTACATACCTCAGCGGCGTAAACATCGTTCGCGATGCTTGCGAGCACCCAGTATTGGGCAAGTACATCCACAAGGTACAGTTCGAGGAGTTGATGCAGACATTGAATCTCCCTATGGACGAGCTTCAGAAGTTCGCTTCTGACGTATTGGAGCGTTTCGAGAACCCA
The Segatella copri DNA segment above includes these coding regions:
- a CDS encoding ATP-dependent Clp protease ATP-binding subunit; this translates as MQNPFQHINDVLNFSGKEASRMLRSQVNTEHLMLGILHANNKQVNDIFDHFGINADVLRSTLYDSQEKVMEEVSVKGDEPETDKRKQGKGLTYNRETSAVISDSLIEARLCSGHSAMVEPIHLLLAILKNEQSDPAKLLITQGLTYSKLFDYLSSYHDEIEDKLNKLNQEVENYKRTQEIENATEGNKEPNDEESDGDMIATGGTDVQDHEGDLMDPDEEPLDFSDEHADSNQGNRGGNMGNNKTNIIGAGSKTTKSNTPTLDKYSFDLTKAAKSGKLDPVIGRDKEINRVLEILGRRKKNNPVLIGEPGVGKSAIVEGLALLLAKQGSDQSSLFFNKRIVSLDLAGLVAGTKYRGQFEERIKGIIRELERNEDIILFIDEIHTMIGAGSAEGTMDAANILKPALARGTLQCIGATTLNEYRKSIEKDGALERRFQKVIVDPTTPEETLQILRNIKEQYEQHHNVTFTDEALEACVKLSERYINDRNFPDKAIDVMDEVGSHIHINSATVPEELIEAEKKLNEIVAKKQAAVACQNFEMAATLRDCQTKQEQDIEVIRKKWEHGDPSHRTLVGETEVTDVISRMTGIPMQRMAESENKRLKEMADVLKAEVIAQDSAIDKVVKAIQRNRMGLRDPNHPIGVFMFLGPTGVGKTYLAKKLAEELFGSADALFRIDMSEYAEGYNTARLIGSPPGYVGYDEGGQLTEKVRRKPYSIVLLDEIEKASSQVFNLLLQVLDEGRLTDGNGRLIDFKNTIIIMTSNAGTRQLKEFGRGVGFNAGGLSGEGTLIGEKDKEYARSVVQKSLAKQFAPEFLNRLDEIITFDQLDINAIKRIVDLELKKLVKRVEEKGYHFQMTDKAKEFVATKGYDVQFGARPLKRAIQNYVEDGLCELLMEESLQPGDTICIGKSVKKDELTFKRNKK
- a CDS encoding tagaturonate reductase, with translation MKELKALNKRTAPKSVAPEKIIQFGEGNFLRAFVDWIIWNMNKKTDFNGSVVVVQPLAGGMVDWLNGQDCLYHVNLQGKENGQAINTLERIDVISRALNPYSQNQAFMALAEQPEMRFIISNTTEAGIAFDDSCKFTDAPAASYPGKLVQLLFHRYKFFEGDPTKGMILMPCELIFLNGHHLKECIYQYIELWKEDMGADYEGFKEWFTNHCYVCATLVDRIVPGFPRDTIKEIQQKVCYKDNLVVKAESFHLWVIEKAENMTVEQMQEEFPAHKAGLHVLITDNEKPYHERKVTLLNGPHTVLSPVTYLSGVNIVRDACEHPVLGKYIHKVQFEELMQTLNLPMDELQKFASDVLERFENPFVDHQVTSIMLNSFPKFETRDLPGVKIYLERKGELPQGLVFGLAAIITYYKGGVREDGAPIQPNDDQKIMDKLTELWATGDTQKVAEGVLGFDYIWHENLNETVPGLTELVKKDLDLIQEKGMLEAVKTIL